Proteins encoded by one window of Lacipirellulaceae bacterium:
- a CDS encoding M20 family metallo-hydrolase, with protein sequence MSAPSVEVDIEKLVGELESLAAISDCPEPPPTVTRVVFTETDLRAREYLKSLYEAAGLTVRVDAIGNTYARWEGSEPDLPAVGTGSHTDAIPHAGMYDGTVGVLGGLEAIRSLQRAGFQPRRSLEVVMFTSEEPTRFGVGCTGSRMMSGAMTPADLCSLTDEQGDNYDVVRQRAGFSGKLQSVRLSDDYYSAFVELHIEQGPELEAANLPIGVVTAIAAPATAEFIVTGEGGHAGAVLMPKRRDALAAAAELVQEIESQALTNESPHIVATVGCLDVHPGAINSIPSRIRFTLDLRDIDGANRDAVLRAIDRSVAEIAERRGVSVNSTILNADPPAEAGGPVVQAAVKATESLGYEYQKMISRAYHDSLFMARIAPMGMIFIPCRGGVSHRGDEYSSPEQIKAGVETLALTMAELAS encoded by the coding sequence GTGAGCGCTCCGTCTGTCGAAGTCGATATCGAAAAGCTCGTTGGCGAACTCGAGTCGCTAGCGGCGATTAGCGATTGTCCGGAACCACCGCCAACCGTCACTCGTGTTGTTTTCACCGAAACTGACCTTCGTGCGCGAGAATATCTGAAATCGCTCTACGAGGCGGCAGGGCTGACCGTTCGCGTTGATGCCATTGGTAACACGTATGCTCGCTGGGAAGGTTCCGAGCCCGACCTGCCTGCGGTGGGAACCGGCTCGCATACCGATGCCATTCCCCACGCAGGCATGTATGACGGAACTGTTGGCGTGCTTGGCGGGTTAGAAGCGATTCGCAGCCTGCAGCGTGCTGGCTTCCAGCCGCGACGTTCACTGGAAGTGGTGATGTTCACTTCCGAAGAGCCGACCCGCTTCGGCGTCGGCTGCACAGGAAGCCGCATGATGAGTGGGGCCATGACGCCTGCCGACTTGTGTTCGCTCACTGACGAGCAAGGCGACAATTACGATGTCGTGCGCCAGCGAGCCGGTTTCTCGGGCAAGCTTCAGAGCGTCAGACTTTCCGATGACTACTACAGCGCATTCGTCGAACTACACATCGAGCAAGGTCCCGAGCTGGAAGCCGCCAATCTGCCCATCGGTGTTGTGACCGCGATTGCGGCCCCCGCTACAGCCGAGTTCATCGTCACTGGCGAAGGAGGACACGCGGGGGCCGTTCTGATGCCGAAACGCCGCGATGCTTTGGCCGCAGCAGCCGAGTTGGTTCAAGAGATTGAATCGCAAGCACTAACGAATGAAAGCCCTCATATCGTGGCAACGGTCGGTTGCCTGGATGTGCATCCAGGAGCGATCAATTCGATCCCCAGTCGAATTCGGTTCACGCTCGATCTGCGGGACATTGATGGGGCGAATCGTGATGCGGTGCTTCGTGCGATCGATCGGTCCGTTGCGGAAATCGCGGAGCGACGCGGGGTTTCGGTGAATAGTACGATCTTAAATGCCGACCCGCCCGCTGAAGCTGGCGGGCCGGTTGTGCAGGCTGCGGTGAAGGCGACTGAATCACTGGGGTATGAGTACCAAAAAATGATTAGCCGTGCCTATCACGACTCGCTGTTCATGGCTCGTATCGCGCCGATGGGAATGATTTTCATTCCTTGTCGAGGCGGTGTGTCCCACCGTGGTGACGAATACAGCTCGCCGGAGCAGATCAAAGCGGGGGTGGAAACTTTGGCTTTGACAATGGCTGAGTTGGCTAGCTGA
- a CDS encoding allantoate amidohydrolase, whose translation MSPQTVALADLVMARCDELGHCSEEPGQITRRFLSKPMHDVHDRLAAWMRSAGLSTRIDNAGNLIGRLEGQSITAGESPRTLLLGSHLDSVPGGGRYDGVLGVLLGLALIEALEGVNLPFHLDIIGFSEEEGVRFSKPYLGSSAVAGRFETEWLERVDAEGTTLREAIVEFGLAPDCLGDAAYSTEEVIGFIEPHLEQGPLLESCGSPVGLVTAIAGQSRLRLAFTGQMGHAGTTPMQGRHDALVSSAEFIRAVRELGTRVEGLRATVGRLKVMPNAPNVIPGRVELSLDVRHAEDEVREQTVTELLTLGERIASADGVEFEVLEHTPEAAVAMDSQLSDLLGKAVAETGYAVTELPSGAGHDAVMMAKCFPIAMLFLRHPGGISHHPDERVERDDVAVALDVLSHFVKRLARCAE comes from the coding sequence ATGAGCCCGCAGACCGTTGCCTTAGCCGATCTTGTCATGGCGCGGTGCGATGAACTTGGGCACTGTTCGGAAGAGCCGGGCCAGATCACACGACGATTTCTCTCTAAGCCCATGCATGATGTGCATGATCGACTCGCCGCTTGGATGCGGTCCGCTGGTCTGTCGACGCGCATCGATAATGCGGGGAACCTCATCGGGCGTCTTGAGGGCCAATCAATCACTGCTGGCGAGTCTCCAAGGACTTTGCTGCTCGGATCGCATCTCGATTCAGTGCCCGGGGGTGGTCGCTACGACGGCGTGTTGGGCGTGCTGCTCGGCTTAGCATTGATTGAAGCGCTCGAAGGTGTGAATCTCCCCTTCCATCTCGACATCATTGGATTCAGCGAAGAAGAGGGGGTGCGGTTCAGCAAGCCGTACCTTGGCAGTAGCGCGGTAGCCGGACGCTTTGAGACTGAGTGGCTGGAGCGTGTTGATGCTGAGGGAACCACGCTACGCGAGGCGATTGTTGAGTTTGGCCTCGCACCCGATTGTTTAGGTGACGCGGCTTACAGCACTGAAGAGGTGATCGGGTTCATCGAACCGCATCTGGAACAGGGCCCCCTGTTAGAGTCGTGTGGCTCACCGGTAGGACTGGTAACCGCTATCGCTGGACAAAGCCGACTCCGGTTGGCGTTCACCGGACAGATGGGCCACGCCGGGACGACCCCCATGCAAGGCAGGCACGACGCTCTGGTGAGTAGTGCTGAGTTCATCCGCGCCGTCCGAGAACTTGGCACGCGAGTCGAAGGTCTGAGAGCGACGGTTGGCCGCCTGAAGGTCATGCCCAACGCACCCAATGTCATTCCAGGCCGAGTGGAGCTATCGCTTGACGTTCGTCACGCGGAAGACGAAGTGCGCGAACAGACCGTCACCGAGTTGTTGACCCTTGGAGAGCGTATTGCCAGCGCTGATGGGGTCGAGTTCGAAGTCCTTGAACACACGCCTGAAGCTGCTGTTGCAATGGATTCGCAATTGAGTGACCTGCTAGGCAAAGCGGTAGCCGAGACGGGATATGCCGTTACCGAGTTGCCCAGCGGAGCCGGTCACGATGCCGTGATGATGGCAAAGTGCTTTCCGATTGCTATGCTGTTCTTACGGCATCCTGGAGGCATTAGTCATCATCCTGATGAACGCGTCGAGCGTGACGATGTGGCGGTCGCCTTGGATGTCTTGAGCCACTTCGTCAAACGCCTTGCCCGTTGCGCTGAGTAA
- a CDS encoding FAD binding domain-containing protein, which translates to MRDHLVFFINGTRHEVRGQAAALTLSDYLRDDLRLTGTKIVCAEGDCGACSVLVGSPDESHERFDYQSIDACIAFIYQMDRKHIVTAEGLQRDDQLTEVQSAMVDCHGSQCGFCTPGFVVTMHGLCEEQRNVTGQLTEDELRLGLSGNLCRCTGYSQIINAGQAFDPSTVESIADRYDTASMLSEFKSLGAEIVHVNPPTSVEANGHAIRQAPPEIYLPTTLEELLTRRADRPEATLVSGATDLGVQHNHGKISPRDILFTKSVAELNQLEVIDGNLVIGAAVTWAEIEAFSREELPEYYDIITRFGSPQIRHAGTLVGNLANASPIADSIPFHYVAESTLRLASVRGEREVPIQQFYLGYKQLDLQPDEVIVSVSTPLPKETIRLKLYKISKRRDMDISTVTLAFWLEMDGDTVREACLATGGVGPTVVRLPLAEELIEGKPLDLEAMRSAGRKAREEISPISDVRGSADYRLQLVENLFAKCYYDLSPSTRVEVA; encoded by the coding sequence ATGCGAGACCATCTCGTTTTTTTCATCAATGGCACGCGACACGAAGTTCGTGGTCAGGCTGCGGCTTTAACGCTTTCGGATTACCTTCGCGACGATCTGCGGCTAACCGGTACGAAAATCGTTTGCGCCGAGGGTGACTGCGGCGCTTGCTCAGTTCTTGTGGGCTCGCCGGACGAATCGCATGAGCGGTTTGACTACCAGTCGATTGATGCTTGCATTGCCTTCATCTACCAGATGGACCGCAAGCACATTGTTACCGCTGAAGGTTTGCAGCGTGATGACCAACTGACGGAAGTTCAATCGGCCATGGTTGATTGCCACGGCAGCCAGTGCGGATTCTGCACGCCGGGGTTCGTCGTGACGATGCATGGCCTCTGCGAAGAACAACGCAATGTGACTGGACAACTCACCGAAGATGAGCTTCGGCTTGGTCTCTCGGGCAACCTCTGCCGTTGTACGGGGTACTCACAAATCATCAACGCGGGACAGGCCTTTGATCCCTCCACGGTAGAGAGTATTGCTGATCGTTACGACACGGCATCAATGCTGTCAGAATTCAAGTCGCTGGGGGCGGAGATAGTCCACGTTAATCCGCCGACGTCGGTCGAAGCCAACGGTCATGCAATCCGACAGGCTCCTCCTGAAATCTACTTGCCAACAACGCTTGAGGAGCTTCTCACTCGCCGCGCGGATCGACCTGAGGCAACGCTCGTGAGCGGCGCGACGGACTTGGGCGTGCAGCACAACCATGGCAAGATTTCGCCTCGCGATATTCTGTTTACCAAGAGCGTCGCCGAGCTGAACCAGTTGGAAGTCATCGACGGCAACCTCGTGATCGGTGCTGCGGTGACTTGGGCGGAGATTGAAGCCTTCTCACGGGAAGAACTCCCCGAGTACTACGACATCATCACGCGCTTTGGCAGCCCGCAGATTCGCCACGCGGGCACGCTGGTCGGCAATTTGGCCAATGCTTCGCCGATTGCTGACTCGATACCGTTCCACTATGTCGCCGAGTCAACGCTCCGTTTGGCGAGCGTTCGTGGCGAACGGGAAGTTCCAATCCAGCAATTCTACTTAGGTTACAAACAGCTCGATCTTCAGCCAGACGAAGTGATTGTGAGCGTCAGTACCCCTTTGCCAAAGGAAACGATACGGCTGAAGCTTTACAAAATCTCAAAACGTCGTGACATGGACATCAGCACGGTCACCTTGGCATTTTGGTTGGAGATGGACGGCGATACGGTCCGCGAAGCCTGCCTTGCAACGGGTGGCGTTGGTCCGACAGTCGTCCGATTGCCGCTGGCCGAAGAACTCATCGAAGGAAAGCCGCTGGACCTTGAGGCGATGCGTTCGGCAGGACGAAAAGCACGGGAAGAAATCTCGCCGATCTCCGACGTGCGTGGGAGTGCGGACTATCGATTGCAACTGGTCGAGAACCTGTTCGCGAAATGCTACTACGATCTTTCGCCTTCGACTCGTGTGGAGGTTGCCTAG
- the xdhC gene encoding xanthine dehydrogenase accessory protein XdhC: protein MRDQDFLSRCEELTAAGTPYVQVTLVEATGSTPQDVGARMLVTAEGLAGGTVGGGRIEAKAIEQAQTALREKAEPTLVDWSLKADVGMTCGGRVKLFFQSFAVASWEVVVFGAGHVAQALTRLLITLPACRVTCIDPRSEWLAKLPEGVLTKETENPADEVGTLPEETFVLCMTRGHSSDLPVLKAIFETNRQFPFLGVIGSKAKATVLRKELLEAGISAERVQFHCPVGLPIGSNHPAEIAVSIVAQLLEVRDQLNHELHE from the coding sequence ATGCGAGATCAAGATTTCCTCAGTCGCTGTGAAGAGCTTACTGCCGCAGGAACGCCCTACGTTCAAGTCACGCTGGTGGAAGCCACAGGCTCAACGCCACAGGACGTCGGCGCACGCATGCTCGTCACGGCAGAAGGGCTGGCAGGCGGAACCGTCGGCGGGGGACGCATCGAGGCAAAGGCCATCGAGCAAGCTCAAACCGCCTTGCGAGAGAAGGCCGAGCCGACTCTCGTCGATTGGAGCCTCAAAGCCGACGTGGGAATGACCTGTGGCGGTCGAGTGAAGCTCTTCTTCCAGAGCTTTGCCGTGGCGAGCTGGGAGGTTGTCGTTTTTGGCGCGGGTCATGTTGCCCAGGCACTAACGCGGTTGCTCATCACCTTGCCGGCCTGTCGCGTCACGTGCATCGATCCTCGGAGTGAATGGCTAGCGAAACTGCCAGAAGGTGTACTTACCAAAGAAACTGAGAATCCTGCTGACGAAGTCGGTACACTTCCCGAGGAGACCTTCGTTCTCTGCATGACGCGCGGTCACAGCAGCGACCTGCCCGTCTTGAAAGCGATCTTCGAGACGAATCGACAGTTTCCATTCCTAGGAGTTATCGGCAGCAAGGCGAAAGCTACCGTCCTTCGCAAAGAACTTCTTGAGGCGGGCATCTCCGCCGAGCGAGTACAATTCCACTGCCCAGTCGGATTGCCCATTGGTTCCAACCACCCGGCGGAAATCGCGGTGAGTATTGTGGCGCAACTCCTTGAGGTTCGCGATCAATTGAACCACGAATTGCACGAATAA
- the allE gene encoding (S)-ureidoglycine aminohydrolase — protein MNQVFGETRTRVELNHALIAPDGHVTSPIFGWEEAEGVVLISPVMGTGAGGPRFTQYLINGKGKSSGAAPGVQRLIYVLSGKASLDGSALGPEEFAWLPPEETYELISEEDSQLLVFEKPYESLAGLDTPKRIVGRLSDAPTEPFMGDPDAMLATLLPIEPNFDMAVNVFTYQPGAALPFVETHIMEHGLYMCAGQGVYRLGDSWYPVAKGDSIWMASYCPQWFVAMGKEPAQYVYYKDIHRDPLIASQGELA, from the coding sequence ATGAATCAAGTCTTCGGCGAAACACGCACACGAGTTGAACTGAATCACGCTTTGATTGCTCCTGACGGTCATGTCACTTCACCGATCTTCGGATGGGAAGAGGCCGAGGGTGTGGTACTCATCAGCCCCGTCATGGGCACCGGTGCTGGAGGACCGAGGTTCACACAGTATCTGATCAATGGCAAAGGCAAGTCTTCCGGAGCAGCCCCCGGCGTGCAACGATTGATCTATGTTCTCTCTGGAAAAGCCTCATTGGACGGTTCTGCGCTTGGCCCCGAAGAATTCGCTTGGCTTCCGCCAGAGGAGACCTACGAACTCATTTCTGAAGAAGATTCCCAACTCCTGGTCTTTGAAAAACCCTACGAATCACTCGCAGGCCTTGATACTCCCAAGCGAATCGTCGGTCGCCTGAGCGACGCACCGACGGAACCTTTCATGGGGGACCCGGATGCGATGCTCGCCACGCTATTGCCTATCGAGCCAAATTTTGACATGGCGGTCAACGTGTTTACCTACCAGCCGGGAGCAGCCTTGCCCTTCGTCGAAACTCACATCATGGAGCACGGACTCTACATGTGTGCCGGGCAAGGCGTGTACCGTTTGGGCGATTCTTGGTATCCCGTGGCAAAAGGGGATTCGATCTGGATGGCTTCGTACTGTCCGCAATGGTTCGTCGCGATGGGCAAAGAGCCTGCCCAGTACGTTTACTACAAGGACATCCATCGCGATCCGCTGATTGCGAGTCAGGGTGAGCTGGCGTGA
- the xdhB gene encoding xanthine dehydrogenase molybdopterin binding subunit, with amino-acid sequence MPSVGKALPHDSATGHVTGGARYIDDLPRLAGELCIELVGAPVSAGKLGSIDFAKARELPGVVCILTHEDLKVPNHFGPIFPDEPFLVDDEIAYLGQPVAIVAAENPRAAKQARDAVEIECQATTPILTIEQARDADSLIGPELKIATVSQEEIEDTFESAPHTLSGQFHSQGQEQFYFETQAAIAQPGEAEDVKVISSTQNPTETQAVVAEALGLKFHQVVCECIRMGGGFGGKETQSALTAVAVALVAQQTGRPARLVLERSVDMQITGKRHEYLSDYRVAFNKQGRLLAAEFQFYSNGGAFADLSTAVLERTMLHAENAYHIPQMRVTGQVCRTNLPPNTAFRGFGGPQGIAVIESCLQDIARVVERDALEVRRENLYRDGDPERSVTHYGQIVRDHVLEETFDQLAASSDYQRRLDAVNKFNETSPTHLKGIAISAVKFGISFTSKFLNQANALVNVYTDGTVQVSTGGTEMGQGLNTKIRQVVADEFGLPPDDVRLMVTSTEKNNNTSPTAASAGTDLNGAAAVDACQKIKANMVAFAAELLANVELGYSPSPAHIRIDGGYVFDTRNPDPTCRIAFPDFCARARRERVDLGARGFYATPGVDYNRETGRGNPFFYYTTGAAIAEVTIDRFTGELVFDRADLLMDVGKMINPGIDRGQVIGGFIQGVGWVTNEDLRYEEDGRLLSTGPTTYKIPNVTDLPREFNVNFIENAKHTKNIRRSKAVGEPPLMLGVCVWMAAKHALSFLSNEEPVKLSIPATGEELLMRMTEMTSSVAQEPSPA; translated from the coding sequence ATGCCATCCGTCGGAAAAGCTCTGCCGCACGATTCTGCTACTGGTCACGTTACTGGTGGGGCTCGTTACATTGACGATTTGCCGCGGCTAGCTGGAGAGTTGTGCATTGAGCTGGTTGGCGCCCCTGTGTCAGCAGGCAAGCTCGGTAGCATCGATTTCGCGAAGGCACGCGAGCTTCCCGGCGTCGTTTGTATTCTGACGCATGAAGACCTTAAGGTACCAAACCACTTTGGACCGATTTTTCCTGATGAGCCCTTCTTAGTTGATGACGAGATCGCTTACTTGGGCCAGCCCGTAGCGATTGTCGCTGCGGAGAATCCGCGGGCTGCCAAACAAGCCCGAGATGCTGTCGAGATCGAATGTCAAGCGACGACTCCCATTCTCACGATTGAGCAAGCTCGCGATGCGGATTCTCTCATCGGTCCCGAATTGAAGATCGCAACCGTCAGTCAAGAAGAGATTGAGGATACATTCGAATCAGCACCACATACCCTCAGCGGCCAATTTCACTCTCAAGGGCAAGAGCAGTTCTACTTCGAGACCCAAGCTGCTATCGCTCAGCCGGGCGAAGCCGAGGATGTGAAAGTCATTTCCTCGACGCAGAACCCCACCGAGACGCAAGCGGTGGTTGCCGAGGCGCTTGGGCTGAAGTTCCACCAAGTGGTCTGCGAGTGCATTCGCATGGGAGGCGGCTTCGGAGGTAAGGAGACGCAGTCCGCGCTCACGGCTGTCGCCGTTGCTTTGGTCGCTCAGCAAACAGGTCGCCCAGCCCGGCTTGTCCTAGAACGCAGTGTCGATATGCAGATCACTGGTAAAAGGCACGAGTACCTCTCCGATTATCGCGTTGCTTTCAACAAGCAGGGTCGACTGCTGGCTGCGGAGTTTCAGTTCTACTCGAATGGGGGAGCGTTTGCCGATCTTTCAACGGCCGTGCTGGAGCGAACGATGCTTCACGCGGAAAACGCTTATCACATTCCGCAGATGCGCGTGACCGGCCAAGTTTGCCGAACGAACCTACCGCCGAACACCGCCTTCCGTGGCTTTGGCGGACCGCAGGGAATCGCAGTGATTGAAAGTTGCCTGCAAGATATCGCTCGTGTCGTCGAACGCGATGCCTTGGAAGTGCGAAGAGAAAATCTCTATCGCGACGGGGACCCCGAGCGAAGTGTGACCCATTACGGTCAGATTGTTCGGGACCATGTTCTGGAGGAAACGTTTGACCAACTCGCCGCAAGTTCCGATTATCAACGGCGGCTTGACGCGGTGAACAAATTTAACGAGACGAGTCCGACGCATCTGAAGGGAATCGCCATTTCAGCGGTAAAGTTTGGCATCTCGTTCACGTCGAAGTTTCTCAATCAGGCGAATGCCCTGGTCAACGTCTACACCGACGGTACCGTTCAAGTCTCCACTGGCGGCACGGAGATGGGGCAAGGCTTGAACACCAAGATTCGCCAAGTTGTCGCCGATGAGTTTGGCTTGCCACCAGACGACGTACGACTGATGGTGACCTCGACCGAGAAAAACAACAACACGTCGCCCACTGCTGCCAGCGCGGGAACGGATCTCAATGGTGCCGCGGCAGTAGATGCTTGTCAGAAGATCAAGGCGAACATGGTGGCGTTTGCCGCGGAGTTGCTGGCAAATGTCGAGCTGGGTTACTCGCCTTCGCCAGCACACATTCGCATTGATGGCGGCTATGTTTTCGATACGCGTAATCCCGATCCGACTTGTCGGATCGCATTCCCTGACTTCTGCGCACGTGCCCGTCGCGAGCGTGTCGATCTCGGTGCCCGTGGCTTCTACGCAACGCCTGGTGTGGATTACAACCGTGAGACAGGCCGTGGCAACCCGTTCTTCTATTACACCACGGGGGCAGCAATCGCTGAGGTCACGATTGACCGCTTCACGGGCGAACTCGTTTTTGACCGGGCCGATCTGCTGATGGATGTCGGCAAGATGATTAATCCAGGCATTGATCGCGGACAAGTGATCGGCGGCTTCATTCAAGGCGTCGGCTGGGTGACTAACGAAGACCTGCGTTACGAGGAAGACGGACGGCTACTTTCCACCGGCCCGACCACCTATAAAATCCCCAACGTGACTGACCTGCCTCGTGAGTTCAACGTGAACTTCATTGAAAACGCGAAACACACGAAGAACATTCGTCGCAGCAAGGCAGTAGGTGAACCGCCGTTGATGCTTGGTGTCTGTGTTTGGATGGCAGCGAAGCACGCCCTCTCATTTCTTAGTAATGAGGAGCCGGTGAAGCTCTCAATTCCTGCAACGGGTGAAGAACTTCTCATGCGCATGACGGAGATGACTTCCTCGGTTGCTCAAGAGCCCTCTCCTGCGTGA